In uncultured Methanobacterium sp., a genomic segment contains:
- a CDS encoding SAM-dependent methyltransferase encodes MGFKYESVVPWGRSYLEYIDMFDLTPSDLNKSILSCGDGPASFNSSMNQKGKTVVSIDPVYRLSRTEIENRIDETSKIVMAQTKKNQDKFVWSGIGSVEELFKIRMESMKEFLSDYEGGKHAKRYIPAELPFLPFKSDEFDLSLSSHFLFLYTENLSLEFHLKSIDEMLRVSKEVRIFPLLDMNAITSPYLNPVIDRFSRKGYDVETLRVNYEFQKGGNLMLKIIK; translated from the coding sequence ATGGGATTTAAATATGAATCAGTGGTTCCATGGGGGCGATCTTACCTCGAATATATTGACATGTTCGATTTAACCCCCTCTGACTTGAATAAATCAATCTTAAGTTGTGGGGATGGACCTGCCAGTTTTAATAGTTCTATGAACCAGAAAGGAAAAACCGTAGTTTCTATTGATCCAGTTTATAGGTTAAGCAGAACTGAAATTGAAAACAGGATAGATGAAACTAGTAAGATAGTCATGGCTCAAACTAAAAAGAACCAGGACAAATTTGTTTGGTCTGGAATTGGAAGTGTGGAGGAACTGTTTAAAATACGAATGGAATCCATGAAAGAATTTCTATCAGATTATGAAGGAGGCAAACATGCTAAACGGTACATACCAGCAGAATTACCTTTTTTACCATTTAAATCTGATGAATTCGATTTATCCCTGTCTTCTCATTTCCTATTTTTATATACCGAAAACCTTTCATTGGAATTTCATTTAAAATCCATTGATGAAATGTTAAGAGTGTCAAAAGAAGTTAGAATCTTCCCGTTATTAGATATGAATGCCATAACATCCCCCTATCTTAACCCGGTTATTGATCGGTTTTCTCGAAAGGGTTATGATGTGGAAACATTGAGGGTTAACTATGAATTCCAAAAAGGTGGGAATTTAATGCTGAAAATAATAAAGTAA
- a CDS encoding TetR/AcrR family transcriptional regulator, protein MKEKEQKILDTSLKLFVEKGFHGTSTAEIAKTAGVATGTLFHYFKTKEELIDRLYIYTKESILEEVQGDYDENNPFKDNVKLLWLKFVCLGIKDPYKFNFIMTFHCSPYITAFTKGRIEEKFVELLEIYKKGFEEGKIKEIYDELLMDYFWGNILNTIMHFEKNPEKMNKENVDLSFELFWDGISR, encoded by the coding sequence TTGAAAGAAAAAGAACAGAAAATACTGGATACATCCCTTAAACTCTTTGTGGAGAAGGGGTTTCACGGTACTTCCACCGCTGAAATTGCAAAAACTGCAGGAGTAGCTACTGGTACGCTTTTCCATTATTTCAAGACCAAAGAAGAACTCATTGACCGGCTTTATATTTACACCAAAGAAAGCATACTGGAAGAGGTTCAGGGGGATTATGATGAGAACAACCCATTTAAAGATAATGTTAAATTATTATGGTTGAAATTTGTGTGTTTGGGAATTAAAGACCCTTATAAATTCAATTTTATAATGACATTCCACTGTTCTCCCTACATTACCGCCTTTACCAAGGGGAGAATTGAAGAAAAATTTGTGGAACTGCTTGAAATTTATAAAAAAGGATTTGAAGAGGGTAAAATCAAGGAAATCTACGATGAACTTCTGATGGATTATTTCTGGGGTAACATACTCAACACAATAATGCACTTTGAGAAAAACCCTGAAAAAATGAATAAGGAGAATGTAGATCTTTCCTTCGAACTATTCTGGGATGGAATATCCCGGTGA
- a CDS encoding DJ-1/PfpI family protein, translating to MREIVTILFDDFETLDVFGPVEILGRLEEDFHLNFYSLNGGIIKSSQDVPVHTKKLSSILENYILMIPGGLGTRKLVDDEVFLERLKTLSIDAEYVLTICTGSILLAKTGFLDGKNATTNKRVFKWTQQFPKVNWVHKARWVRDGNIYTSSGVSAGMDMALGFVADLLGYDVAKEQSIQIEYSWHEDSSWDPFSGDFPKDF from the coding sequence ATGCGCGAAATAGTAACCATCCTGTTTGATGATTTTGAAACCCTGGATGTTTTCGGCCCGGTTGAAATCCTGGGAAGACTTGAGGAAGATTTTCACCTAAATTTTTATTCTCTTAATGGAGGAATCATTAAAAGCAGCCAGGATGTACCAGTTCACACTAAAAAATTATCCTCTATTCTAGAGAATTATATTTTAATGATTCCAGGTGGATTGGGCACCAGGAAATTGGTGGATGACGAAGTTTTCTTGGAACGTCTTAAAACTTTATCCATTGATGCAGAATACGTTTTAACCATCTGCACTGGCTCCATACTCCTGGCTAAAACAGGTTTTTTAGATGGTAAAAATGCCACCACCAATAAAAGAGTATTCAAATGGACCCAACAATTTCCAAAGGTGAACTGGGTTCATAAAGCTCGTTGGGTCAGAGATGGCAATATTTATACCAGTTCAGGGGTAAGCGCTGGAATGGATATGGCCCTGGGATTTGTTGCAGATTTATTGGGTTATGATGTGGCTAAAGAGCAGAGTATTCAGATTGAGTACAGCTGGCATGAAGATTCCAGTTGGGATCCTTTTTCTGGAGATTTTCCTAAAGATTTTTAA
- a CDS encoding DUF2085 domain-containing protein has translation MKHDLSNEEFKFSNLICHRIPERTFKIKGHYFPVCSRCTGFYIGAFSYFILVYFVYVEYTVYLISIAIIMLIPAFLDGFTQLIGLRLSNNGLRLLTGLIGGVGLAIIVKAIKWMIISS, from the coding sequence ATGAAACACGATCTAAGTAATGAAGAATTTAAATTTTCAAATTTAATATGCCACAGAATCCCTGAAAGAACCTTTAAAATTAAGGGTCATTATTTTCCTGTTTGTTCAAGGTGCACAGGATTCTATATAGGGGCATTTTCCTATTTTATCTTAGTTTATTTTGTTTACGTAGAATATACTGTTTATTTAATTTCTATCGCAATAATAATGTTAATTCCAGCATTTTTAGATGGTTTTACGCAATTAATTGGTTTAAGATTGAGTAATAATGGGTTAAGATTATTAACGGGATTAATTGGAGGAGTAGGCCTCGCAATTATCGTCAAAGCGATAAAATGGATGATAATTAGTAGTTGA
- a CDS encoding AI-2E family transporter, with translation MISQIKKMSSSTIFPLLLILTILSLVVLSPIVTMVIFGAILAYYVRFISCRIKPYVKYDTLSIFLGMILLTIPIALLLYFTITQILGISSLLLGSVQQATAVNSTMDLSHINGAVEKLGLSPSITQNITDAIKSGILQLLSTITNSLINMVSSIPALAAQILILIFSIFYFARDGDKIVQYIKDVVPDKDKGFYREVLNGADDVLKSIIVGNIIPAAILGVLSGVVYYFLGYPYVILLAIISGIAMFIPIIGPWIVYGAIGLFSILTGNTTQGVLVIIFGWIIETTTDFYIRPRISVQYSEVHPLVFLLGFIYGAVTMGIPGLFIGPLILGITYAAYKVYRQERVKSKQAND, from the coding sequence ATGATTTCACAAATTAAAAAAATGTCCTCATCAACTATATTTCCACTTTTACTAATTTTAACCATTTTATCCCTGGTAGTTTTATCTCCCATTGTAACTATGGTGATATTCGGGGCTATTCTGGCCTATTACGTACGTTTCATTTCCTGTAGGATCAAACCTTACGTTAAATATGATACATTATCTATTTTCCTGGGTATGATCCTCCTGACCATCCCCATTGCACTACTGTTGTATTTTACCATCACCCAGATTTTAGGTATTTCCAGTTTACTCTTGGGGTCTGTTCAGCAGGCCACAGCAGTAAACTCCACCATGGACCTAAGCCACATCAATGGTGCAGTGGAAAAACTGGGCCTTTCACCATCTATCACCCAGAACATCACTGATGCCATAAAATCGGGGATTTTGCAACTTTTATCTACCATAACCAATTCATTAATCAATATGGTTAGTTCTATCCCTGCATTAGCTGCACAAATCCTTATATTGATCTTTTCAATATTCTATTTTGCCAGAGACGGGGATAAAATAGTTCAATACATAAAAGACGTGGTACCAGATAAGGATAAAGGTTTCTACCGGGAAGTCCTCAATGGTGCTGATGATGTTCTGAAGAGTATCATAGTGGGTAACATTATCCCCGCAGCCATTCTGGGTGTCCTCTCAGGAGTTGTTTACTACTTCCTGGGTTACCCCTACGTGATCTTACTGGCCATAATCAGTGGAATAGCCATGTTCATACCTATAATTGGACCATGGATTGTCTACGGGGCTATAGGGCTTTTCAGCATCCTAACTGGAAACACAACCCAGGGAGTACTGGTCATTATCTTTGGCTGGATAATTGAAACCACCACCGACTTCTACATCCGCCCCCGCATTTCAGTCCAGTACTCAGAGGTCCATCCGCTGGTATTCTTACTGGGATTCATCTACGGGGCAGTGACCATGGGTATTCCAGGCCTCTTCATAGGACCACTCATACTGGGAATAACCTACGCTGCCTACAAGGTTTACAGACAGGAAAGAGTAAAATCAAAACAGGCAAATGATTAA
- a CDS encoding 4Fe-4S binding protein — MKRDVIKINEEKCNGCGSCVTGCPEGALQVIDGKARLVSDLFCDGLGACIGDCPEGAIEVERREAEPYDEYKVMENIVKAGPNVTKAHLKHLHEHGQTKYLNEALSFLNEKNIEVPDYEEEAPLACGCPGSAMQVPEPKSGSGESPQILSAELGNWPVQLQLLNPNAPYLKHADLLITADCVPFAYPNFHQRFLKDKILIIFCPKLDKTIDEYVDKLTEIFTMQDIKSITIVHMEVPCCSGIEVIVKRALEKAQKNIIIKDYTISINGEII, encoded by the coding sequence ATGAAAAGGGATGTTATCAAAATCAATGAAGAAAAATGTAATGGATGTGGCAGTTGTGTTACCGGGTGTCCTGAGGGTGCACTGCAGGTCATCGATGGTAAGGCCCGTCTGGTAAGTGATCTTTTCTGTGATGGACTGGGGGCCTGTATTGGAGACTGCCCCGAGGGGGCCATAGAAGTTGAAAGGAGAGAAGCTGAACCATATGATGAATACAAGGTCATGGAGAATATTGTAAAAGCCGGACCTAACGTTACCAAGGCCCATTTAAAACATCTTCATGAACATGGACAGACAAAATACTTAAACGAAGCTCTCAGCTTTTTAAATGAAAAAAATATTGAAGTACCAGATTATGAAGAGGAAGCACCCCTGGCCTGTGGATGCCCTGGTTCGGCAATGCAGGTTCCAGAGCCCAAATCTGGAAGTGGGGAATCCCCACAGATTCTAAGTGCAGAACTTGGTAACTGGCCAGTGCAGCTGCAGCTTTTAAATCCCAATGCACCCTACCTTAAACATGCGGATCTCCTCATTACTGCCGATTGTGTGCCCTTTGCTTACCCCAACTTCCATCAAAGATTCCTGAAGGACAAGATTCTGATAATTTTCTGCCCCAAACTGGATAAGACCATTGATGAATATGTGGATAAGTTAACCGAGATCTTCACCATGCAGGATATAAAATCCATTACCATAGTGCACATGGAAGTTCCCTGCTGCTCTGGTATTGAAGTGATAGTCAAACGTGCCCTGGAAAAAGCCCAGAAGAATATAATCATTAAGGATTACACCATTTCCATAAATGGGGAAATAATTTAA
- a CDS encoding isoprenylcysteine carboxylmethyltransferase family protein produces MVKIVEIKDIVIFSLFALALAYSYSLLGYDQILLYLFLVIFLVYSFISLHVSRKYGAKIKGWPTILKERDYTSIALTVPQTGLMMAVLITFYTGIYSIIIILIGFLVMFVGMGFNLMVRRELGKNWVPLSKTTENQELVTTGIYSRVRHPFYLSILVLFSGVAIISQNVWGLIFFILFIAGLIIRMKKEEKELILKFGEEYIEYMNNTPRLFPRV; encoded by the coding sequence GTGGTAAAAATAGTAGAAATTAAGGACATAGTCATTTTCTCACTCTTTGCACTGGCACTGGCCTATAGCTATTCCCTGTTGGGATATGACCAAATATTACTCTACCTTTTCCTGGTAATCTTCCTGGTCTACAGTTTCATCTCCTTACATGTTTCACGTAAATACGGTGCCAAGATCAAAGGCTGGCCCACTATACTAAAAGAGAGGGATTACACCTCCATTGCCCTGACTGTTCCCCAGACTGGTCTCATGATGGCAGTCCTAATCACGTTTTACACTGGAATTTACAGCATAATCATTATATTAATTGGTTTTCTGGTGATGTTTGTTGGTATGGGCTTCAATTTAATGGTCCGGAGAGAGTTAGGTAAAAACTGGGTGCCACTTTCAAAAACAACCGAGAATCAGGAACTGGTAACCACTGGTATTTACTCCAGAGTCCGTCACCCATTTTACCTGTCTATTTTAGTCCTGTTTTCAGGAGTAGCCATCATATCACAGAATGTATGGGGCTTGATTTTTTTCATTTTATTCATAGCGGGATTGATCATTAGAATGAAAAAAGAAGAAAAGGAATTAATCCTTAAGTTTGGTGAAGAATACATAGAATACATGAATAACACTCCCCGGCTGTTTCCAAGAGTTTGA
- a CDS encoding aldo/keto reductase: protein MQYRKNKKNGDEISALGFGAMRLPTKNGRIDNEKAKEQIYYAIDHGVNFIDTAYPYHGGASESFLGEILQNEYREKVKLCTKMPSWSIKKYEDMEKFLETQLDKLQTDYIDYYLIHSLGKGSFERLKDLGVLEFLEKAKQDGKINNIGFSFHDNGDAFKDIVDAYPWDACLIQYNYLDEKTQAGTEGVQYAHSQGISVFIMEPLKGGILADVPEKAQKIWDAAPVQRNPADWALRWVLNHPEVTCVVSGMGELDQVKENIKVAEETIPGSLSEDELKLYDEVKQVYHNFMKINCTSCGYCMPCPRGVDIPTCFEIYNHKYMFKTRGTSFTYLTRLGGVFSGNESHAGLCNGCGKCVRACPQKLEIPTLLDDVSKELGGVGFSYRVKIGKAVLVPLFDAFISLSSRFSRRSGN from the coding sequence ATGCAGTACAGGAAAAATAAGAAAAATGGTGATGAAATATCAGCACTGGGCTTTGGAGCCATGCGCCTACCTACCAAAAACGGGAGGATTGACAATGAAAAAGCAAAAGAACAGATATATTACGCAATAGATCATGGGGTGAACTTCATTGACACCGCCTACCCCTACCATGGCGGAGCCAGTGAATCATTTTTAGGGGAAATCCTCCAAAATGAGTACAGGGAAAAGGTTAAACTATGTACCAAAATGCCTTCTTGGTCAATAAAAAAATATGAGGACATGGAAAAGTTCCTGGAAACCCAGCTGGACAAACTGCAGACAGACTACATTGACTATTACCTGATTCACAGCCTGGGGAAAGGTAGCTTCGAAAGACTTAAAGACCTGGGTGTCTTGGAATTTTTAGAAAAAGCCAAACAAGATGGGAAGATCAATAACATCGGATTCTCATTCCACGATAATGGTGATGCCTTTAAGGATATTGTGGATGCTTACCCATGGGATGCCTGTTTGATCCAGTACAATTATCTGGATGAGAAAACCCAGGCTGGAACCGAAGGTGTGCAGTACGCACACTCCCAGGGGATCAGTGTGTTTATCATGGAACCATTGAAGGGAGGTATCCTGGCTGATGTGCCAGAAAAAGCCCAGAAAATATGGGATGCTGCACCGGTTCAACGGAACCCTGCAGATTGGGCTTTAAGATGGGTCTTAAATCATCCGGAAGTAACCTGTGTGGTCTCCGGGATGGGTGAATTGGACCAGGTTAAAGAGAATATCAAGGTGGCAGAAGAAACCATACCCGGCAGTCTCAGTGAAGATGAATTAAAACTTTACGATGAGGTTAAACAGGTTTACCATAATTTTATGAAGATCAACTGTACATCCTGCGGTTACTGTATGCCCTGCCCACGGGGAGTGGATATTCCTACATGTTTTGAGATCTACAACCACAAGTACATGTTCAAAACCAGAGGAACCTCATTCACTTACCTGACAAGATTGGGTGGTGTTTTCAGCGGGAACGAATCCCATGCAGGACTCTGTAATGGTTGTGGGAAGTGTGTAAGGGCCTGCCCCCAGAAACTGGAAATTCCAACCCTTTTAGATGATGTTTCCAAGGAACTGGGAGGAGTGGGATTCAGCTACCGGGTGAAAATTGGCAAGGCCGTTCTAGTGCCCCTGTTTGATGCATTCATATCACTTAGCTCCAGATTTTCCAGGAGATCAGGTAATTAG
- a CDS encoding flavodoxin family protein, with product MKVVGFNGSPREGSNTGTMIEEILKGASEAGAETELFNLSEMNIAPCKACMHCKENNGECGTEDDMQIVYSQIREADAFILGSPVYMWQMNAQAKIFTDRLFANFKTGFEEKYGQKNMALVFSQNNPDENMFKEYFYYTRNMFDFLGYNVVDMLTSTENSIPGAVKNKKEVMDQAREIGRELAKG from the coding sequence ATGAAAGTAGTTGGATTTAATGGAAGCCCCCGTGAAGGGAGTAACACTGGAACTATGATTGAAGAAATATTAAAGGGTGCCAGTGAAGCAGGAGCAGAAACTGAGCTTTTCAATCTGAGTGAGATGAATATTGCCCCCTGTAAGGCATGCATGCACTGCAAGGAGAATAATGGAGAATGTGGTACTGAAGATGATATGCAGATTGTCTACTCCCAGATAAGGGAGGCAGATGCATTCATACTGGGATCCCCGGTTTACATGTGGCAGATGAATGCCCAGGCAAAAATCTTCACTGACCGGCTTTTTGCCAACTTCAAAACTGGATTTGAAGAAAAATACGGGCAAAAAAATATGGCCCTGGTATTCTCACAGAACAACCCTGATGAAAACATGTTTAAAGAATACTTCTACTACACCCGTAACATGTTCGACTTTTTAGGTTACAATGTGGTGGACATGCTCACCTCAACGGAAAACAGTATTCCTGGAGCAGTTAAAAACAAAAAAGAGGTTATGGACCAGGCCAGGGAAATTGGTAGGGAATTAGCCAAGGGATAA
- a CDS encoding PAS domain S-box protein: MKLSLDEPNTKSKPLIMVILVALACILTYYFHFILRTDIVFSQFYYIPVIISALWWKRKGIWVAFFLAFVLIFSELISPIDPLIIQLYRVMILFSVSIIIIFISERIEKSQIELAESEEKYRNIVETTHEGVLTGDIDGTILYVNQRMCDLFGYKKEEVLNHNIFEFVDENKRNIFVEVRKKVLKGEKVTFTPEFRRKDGSILWTLAQASPLYDGQGNQISNLFMHSDITELKKTQEALEDSHSQLEKKVEQRTRELTESEEKYRTLFDKDPDYNLLINVDGVIVEINKALTNLLGLSKNELVGKNFTELGKMEPEDISFILGKLSLLLDGNVIEPFEIRFKDKNNDIHWGLIHITPIMDNGKISYVLVIATDITRQKSAENEIKTSLGEKEALLREIHHRVNNNMQIISSLLNLQKEYVSEDETRDVLQDSQSRVKSMAMVHEKLYLSGDLSHINFKQYTEKLVSDIFYTYESQIDRIRPIFNLENVELNMETAIPLGLIINELVANSLKFAFPNNKKGSITVEMKTKNGEYALIVSDDGIGFPADIDFKKTNSLGLKMVNNLVNQLDGEITLDRSHGTEYKITFKELNYKKRLDLKQ, from the coding sequence TTGAAGTTAAGTTTGGATGAACCAAATACCAAATCTAAACCTTTGATTATGGTTATCTTAGTAGCCCTGGCTTGCATTTTAACCTATTATTTTCACTTTATTCTAAGAACAGACATTGTATTCTCTCAATTTTATTATATTCCAGTTATTATTTCTGCATTATGGTGGAAGAGGAAGGGAATATGGGTGGCTTTCTTCCTGGCGTTTGTTCTTATTTTTTCTGAGTTAATAAGCCCCATTGATCCATTAATTATACAACTTTATAGGGTAATGATATTATTTTCAGTAAGTATAATTATCATTTTCATAAGTGAAAGAATTGAAAAATCCCAGATTGAACTGGCTGAAAGTGAAGAAAAATACCGTAACATAGTAGAAACAACACATGAAGGTGTTTTAACTGGGGATATAGATGGAACTATCCTGTATGTTAACCAGCGGATGTGTGATTTGTTTGGGTATAAAAAAGAAGAGGTACTGAACCATAATATTTTTGAATTCGTGGATGAGAATAAGAGGAATATTTTTGTTGAAGTCAGAAAAAAAGTCTTAAAAGGTGAAAAGGTTACTTTTACCCCGGAATTCCGTAGGAAAGATGGTTCCATTTTGTGGACACTGGCCCAGGCGTCCCCCTTATATGATGGGCAGGGAAACCAAATATCCAATCTTTTCATGCACAGTGACATCACCGAACTTAAGAAAACTCAAGAAGCCCTGGAAGACTCACATTCTCAATTGGAAAAAAAAGTAGAACAACGAACCCGAGAATTAACCGAAAGTGAAGAAAAGTACAGAACTCTTTTTGATAAAGACCCTGATTATAACTTGCTCATAAATGTGGATGGTGTAATAGTTGAAATAAATAAAGCATTAACTAATCTGCTTGGTTTATCTAAAAATGAGTTAGTTGGTAAGAATTTTACAGAATTGGGAAAAATGGAGCCAGAAGATATATCCTTTATTTTAGGAAAATTATCTCTTCTATTGGATGGGAATGTTATAGAACCCTTCGAAATTAGATTTAAAGATAAAAATAATGATATTCATTGGGGTTTGATACATATAACCCCTATTATGGATAATGGAAAGATCAGCTACGTTTTAGTGATTGCAACGGATATTACTAGGCAGAAAAGTGCTGAAAACGAAATTAAAACATCTTTGGGGGAAAAGGAGGCACTGTTAAGGGAAATTCATCACAGGGTAAACAACAATATGCAGATCATCTCCAGTTTACTGAACCTTCAAAAGGAGTATGTAAGTGAAGATGAGACAAGGGATGTTCTTCAGGACAGTCAAAGTAGGGTTAAATCCATGGCCATGGTCCATGAAAAACTGTACCTGTCCGGTGATCTGAGCCACATTAACTTTAAACAGTACACTGAAAAACTGGTTTCAGACATATTTTACACCTATGAATCACAAATTGATAGAATCAGGCCTATTTTTAACCTGGAAAACGTTGAACTTAACATGGAAACAGCCATACCTTTAGGTCTCATAATTAACGAACTGGTGGCCAACAGTCTTAAATTTGCATTTCCAAATAATAAGAAAGGTTCAATTACAGTTGAAATGAAAACTAAAAATGGTGAATATGCATTGATAGTTTCTGATGATGGGATAGGTTTCCCTGCAGATATTGATTTTAAGAAAACTAACTCATTAGGCTTGAAAATGGTTAACAATTTGGTAAATCAACTTGATGGTGAAATAACCCTGGACCGGAGCCATGGAACAGAATATAAGATCACCTTCAAAGAGTTAAATTACAAAAAACGGCTGGATTTAAAACAATAA
- a CDS encoding PAS domain-containing protein — MFDKSPMGILLYDEEGELVDANPAAIKLIGLPKLKDLPEINLFHNPIIPCQRDELRENGLIRFQTQLDFEKIRDYFISTSCGSLLIAGTVSTIDSGYLVQIQEVISEKTEELRISEERYRSFFEDDLTGDFIATPEGAVLECNPSFAEIYGFSSRENAQKANIADFNPEDWENLIKNLETNPKIHGHQTTHQRPDGKEIHIVSNVVAMFDESGQLIQVKGYVFDDTERKEAEEALKRSEEKYRRLFNEDLTGDFIATPEGKILECNPAFAQIHGFESSEEAVGSNISQFNTSDWENLITRLRDKGKIQDYQSWQLRPDDVKIHVVANVVGILNDQGEMVQVKGYVFDDTERKEAEEALKQSEEKYHRLFDEDLTGDFIATLEGKILECNPAFAEIYGFDTIKNALKWNISESNPFDWPYMVTRLKSEGKIMGFQSWQRRSDIMRIHVIANLVGIFNDSGELVQVKGYVFDDTERKQAEEKLESGKQQITRILDSIQDGFMALDNFWNFIYVNRCAAEYLGVDADDLLEQNLWGRFPEFTGTIYETMLRKAMGNKEIQHFEASDIRKNDHCFDISVYPSDDGISVYWRNITPRKS; from the coding sequence ATATTCGATAAATCTCCAATGGGGATTCTTCTTTACGATGAAGAGGGAGAACTGGTGGATGCTAACCCGGCTGCTATAAAATTAATCGGACTACCTAAATTAAAGGACCTGCCCGAGATTAACCTATTCCATAATCCAATCATCCCCTGCCAGAGGGATGAACTCAGGGAAAATGGCCTTATCAGGTTCCAAACTCAACTGGATTTTGAAAAAATTCGTGATTATTTTATTTCTACATCTTGTGGTTCTTTGTTGATTGCAGGAACAGTTTCAACCATTGATTCCGGATATTTGGTCCAGATTCAGGAAGTCATCTCAGAAAAAACTGAAGAGCTCCGTATAAGTGAAGAAAGATACCGGAGTTTCTTTGAGGATGACCTGACCGGGGATTTCATTGCCACTCCTGAAGGTGCAGTACTGGAGTGCAACCCTTCTTTTGCAGAAATTTATGGGTTTTCTAGTCGTGAAAATGCTCAAAAAGCCAATATAGCAGATTTCAACCCTGAAGATTGGGAAAATTTAATAAAAAACCTTGAAACCAACCCTAAAATCCATGGCCACCAAACCACACACCAGAGGCCAGATGGGAAAGAAATCCACATTGTGAGTAATGTGGTGGCGATGTTCGATGAATCAGGCCAACTGATCCAGGTTAAAGGTTATGTTTTTGATGACACCGAACGCAAGGAAGCTGAAGAAGCTTTAAAAAGAAGTGAAGAAAAATACAGGCGTCTTTTTAACGAAGATTTAACTGGAGATTTCATTGCCACTCCTGAGGGGAAGATACTGGAGTGCAACCCTGCTTTTGCCCAGATACATGGATTTGAAAGTAGTGAAGAAGCTGTTGGATCGAACATTTCCCAGTTCAACACCAGTGACTGGGAGAATCTTATCACTCGCCTCCGCGATAAAGGTAAGATCCAGGACTATCAGAGCTGGCAGCTAAGACCGGATGATGTGAAGATTCATGTTGTGGCTAATGTAGTGGGAATTTTAAATGATCAGGGGGAAATGGTACAGGTTAAAGGTTATGTTTTCGATGACACCGAACGTAAAGAAGCTGAAGAAGCTTTAAAGCAAAGTGAGGAGAAATATCACCGTTTGTTTGATGAGGATCTAACCGGAGATTTCATTGCCACTTTAGAGGGGAAGATACTGGAGTGTAACCCTGCCTTTGCCGAGATTTACGGTTTTGATACCATTAAGAATGCACTCAAGTGGAATATATCCGAGTCAAACCCCTTTGATTGGCCTTATATGGTCACCCGACTCAAAAGCGAAGGTAAAATAATGGGCTTTCAAAGCTGGCAGCGAAGATCTGATATTATGCGGATCCATGTCATTGCCAATCTTGTGGGTATCTTTAATGATTCTGGTGAACTGGTTCAGGTTAAAGGCTATGTTTTTGATGACACTGAACGCAAACAGGCCGAGGAAAAACTTGAAAGTGGAAAACAGCAAATAACTCGAATATTAGATAGTATACAGGATGGATTCATGGCTTTGGACAATTTCTGGAATTTCATCTATGTTAACCGGTGTGCTGCGGAGTATCTGGGTGTTGATGCTGATGACCTTCTGGAACAAAACCTGTGGGGAAGATTCCCTGAATTTACAGGAACTATATATGAAACCATGTTACGCAAAGCAATGGGAAACAAGGAAATACAACACTTTGAAGCTTCTGATATTCGTAAAAATGATCACTGCTTTGATATCAGTGTTTATCCATCTGATGATGGAATTTCAGTTTACTGGCGCAATATCACCCCACGTAAAAGTTGA
- a CDS encoding zinc ribbon domain-containing protein yields the protein MTKICPKCNTKNADSSGFCQNCGEELPEATSKQSKTGGIGAWWSKRGSGAKVGIILAGLCCIGLIGIVVLAGMASPDKTTSTNTTTTTAQPTNTQTTAQPASTEKTPTTVTISELNSGSVAKGTLVKVTGTVSQSDGYSLRIRNSDYQDILIEGTGLSAYEDQTVTVTGTYTGPSTYTTVTGASRTVPTIEDGKIV from the coding sequence ATGACAAAGATTTGCCCAAAATGTAACACGAAAAATGCAGATTCATCGGGATTCTGCCAGAACTGTGGTGAAGAATTACCAGAAGCTACCAGTAAACAATCAAAAACTGGTGGAATAGGTGCATGGTGGAGTAAACGAGGTAGTGGTGCAAAGGTAGGTATTATCCTTGCGGGACTTTGTTGCATTGGGCTTATAGGAATTGTAGTATTAGCTGGAATGGCCAGTCCAGATAAGACAACAAGTACAAATACTACGACCACAACGGCACAGCCTACAAATACACAAACAACAGCACAACCTGCAAGTACGGAAAAAACACCCACTACTGTAACAATAAGTGAATTGAATTCAGGTAGCGTGGCAAAAGGGACATTAGTAAAAGTTACAGGAACGGTTTCACAGTCAGATGGTTATAGTTTAAGAATAAGAAACTCAGATTATCAAGATATACTAATCGAAGGAACTGGTTTATCGGCATATGAAGATCAGACTGTAACAGTAACTGGAACATACACCGGGCCATCTACATATACAACTGTAACGGGTGCATCAAGAACTGTACCTACTATAGAAGATGGAAAAATAGTTTAA